The region CGAGATAATTTCGAGTATTTTAATTTTTTTATGACTGAATTTAAAGATGTTTTATCCACGAAAAGATATGCAAAGATGAGAGATCGTTTACTCGTCGAAGAAGGTAAAGAACAATTGTTTGGAACCCAGTGGAACTTCAAAAATTCTAAACGTGTTCCTCACCCAATTCAAAAACCTGAATATGTAGACACTCCAGCCGGCCTTAGAATTTCTGAAGTCCTAAATTTAAGAATAACAGACATTCATTCTAAAAAAACGTACTTGTTTATAAAAGATCGAAAGACGATTTTATCCGCTTATTTAGTAGAACTATTAAGAACCTATTATAAAAATGAAAAACCCTCATATTGGCTTTTTGAAGGTAAGACGGGAGGAAAGTATAGCACGACGAACGTTCAAGCTATTTTTAGAAAGGCTGTAAAAGAAACTCATACCAATTCTTGGGCAACCGTCAATAGACTTCGCCATTCTTTTGCCACGCATTGTATCGAAGACCATATAAACTTGAGATATGTACAAAATATGTTAGGACATAGCTCTCCAAAAATAACAGAAATTTATACCAAAACCATTCATATAAATAAAACATAAAAAGTCCTTTGGATAAACTGCTGGAAAAGAGTAATTTTTAATCTTAGAACATATATGCGACATATAGACAATAAGGATATACAATTGTTGTAGGCAATTGTATATCCTTCTCTAAACTTTATCTGTATATTTGTCGTTATAGAAAGCATAAATGTCGTATATTTATACTTCTAAAAAATATTTCACATGGAGAAAACTTTAACAGCTAAAAAATTAAAAGAAAATAGTGAATTAAAGGTATTCGTTAGGCACTTTAAGAGAGGCAAAGACCTAAAGACTAAAGAAATAACCTACACTCGATTCTTAAGAGATAAACTACTTGTTGCAAACGCAGTCAAAAGAGGAGTTCCTAACATTTTATTTAGTGAAATTAAATCCAACTCTCCTTTTGATGACAAACAGTGGTCTTCGTTCTTAGATATTAACGTACGAACCTTTCAAAGGTATAAGAAAGTAAAAACACATATCTTTAAACAAATACAAAGCGAAAAAATATTTGAACTTGCCGAAGTTGTTAGTTTAGGTAATGAAGTTTTTGACAGCCCTGAACATTTTATGATTTGGCTTAAAACACCTTCAATGGCTCTAGGGAAAATTAAACCAATTGACTTATTAGATTCATCTTATGGCAAAGATATGGTCATTGCTGAATTAAACAGAATTGAACACGGAATTTTTGTTTAATGATAGTTTACAGATTAATTCGTAAGAAATATAAAGATCAGCTTTTAGGCTATGGTGCATCCCTGAATGGTCAACGATGGAATTCAAAAGGTACAGAAGTGATTTATACAGCACAAACTCGAGCACTTGCAAACAGTGAAGTTGCTGTACATATTTCTTTGGGTATTTTACCAAGTGACTATCATATGGTAGACATAGAAATACCTAATTCTCTAAAAACATTAAACATCAACGAAAAAAAACTTCCAAAAGGATGGAATTCTCTACCCTCTAAACCTGAAAGTCAAAATATCGGGGATGAGTTTGTCAATGAAAATCTATATCCTGTTTTAAAAGTACCCAGTGTAGTTGTTAAAGGAGAGTTCAATTATATTATAAACCCAAAACATTCAGATTTTTCTAAGATTAAAATAATAAATACTGAGCCATATCCATTTGATCCTAGATGTTTTAACAACTAAACAGTTTACAATAACTAAGCATATGGCGTGCCGATAGGCTAACGTTATATGTCTTGTTGACTGATCTGCTCCTAAGGATAAGGGGTAAAACGACGGTTTGGGTGTGGGTTTTAAAAGAAGTATGATTGGGGAAAGTAGCGTATTTTCAATAGTTCTATTGCATACAAGCTATTTATGATGCGCTTTCTTTAATTTTTAGTGAGACTATAAAACACCTCTCAGCATAAAATCTAAACCTCCATGTTTTTGGTCATTGGTGGCGCGAAACCTGAGGAAATAACCTCCTTTTTTACAACTATACAACCTCTTCTTGAGCATAAAAATAAATGCTATTTTTTCTAATGATCGTTTCTAACCCAGGGCAAACGCATTAAACTTTCATCAGGTTCAAAACTTTTATTAGGTAATGATTGTCCCATCCTGCTTTCATTCTTCTACTCTTAACCCCTATTTTACTTGATTTTTCGTTTTTCAATAAGTTAAGTGCTATTTTGTTAAGTATAGAGAAGTTTTGAGTTGCGTTACCAGCTCTTTTTCTAGAAGCATCTTCAGAGAAAGCGACATCTAGAGTCCAGTGTAGCTTGTTTTCAATAGTCCAATATGAGCGAATAGCTTTTTGGAAGTCTTGGGGATTTGCTTTTAAATTTGAAATATAATAACGTACTGCTGTTTCTATAGGTTTCTCTGAGTTTTTAAATTCTCTTGTGCTTTCTATTTTTATAATCGTGTTTAGCTTACACCAATTATTGTTTTCAGGTATGAAATGAAAGTTGCTTATAATGCTGCATTTTCGCGTTTCCATGCGTCCATGATCTAAGTCATCAGTTGTATTGGTTTCTATTGTTTTTCCAAACCTGAATTCATCCTCAATGTGTTCTAGTAATTTAGGCTGATTGCCTTTTACAGCTAAAATATAATCGGCTTTTTTATCTATAATGGCTGAGGCTATTTCTGTTTGACAGCCCATAGCATCGATCGTTACGATGGTGTTCTCTAAAGATAAAGCTTCTAATAGCATTGGTATGGCAGTAATCTCGTTTGATTTTTCCGATACCTTAACCTGACCAAGAACTAGATTATTCTCATTAGCCCAAGCACTAACCATATGGACTGGAGATTTTTTCCCACTAGCTTTAGCGCCTCTAATTGTTTTACCATCAATAGCTATAACTTCTTTGGGCTGTAGCTCTGCTAAGGTATTCACCCAAGTTATAAAACAAGATTCAAATTGTGCGCTATCTATATTAGAAAACACACGGTTAAAGGTATCGTGAGAAGGGATACCATTAGGTAAATCTAGGAATGTACGCAGAAATTCTTCTTTGGATTGTGCATAGTTTTCCATTTCATTCCAACTATCTGCACCACAAATCACTGAAATTATTCCAATAACAAGGATGCTTTCTAAATCGTAAAGCTGCTTGTGTGAGCGTCTAAAATCGGGTATTTGACCAAATATGGTCTTAAGTTTGTTTGTTGTTTTCAAAATATATAAATTACTGATTATCAATGTAATATACAATTTTAAAACAACAAAAACAATAAATAAATCATTGATTTACAATAATTTAAATGGAAAATATAAATACAATTATTATGGTTTTTAATGCGTTTGCCCTGGTTTCTAACCAAGGGATTGTTATTTTTAAAAGATTTTTTTTTATCTTTAACAAAAAAAATGCTTGTAAAAGTTTACGGCTCTGCTGTTTTTGGAATTGAAGCGACTACAATTATTGTTGAAGTTAACATTGATAAAGGAATTGGCTACCATTTGGTAGGCTTACCAGACAAAGCTGTAAGCGAAAGTTCGTATCGAATTTCTGCAGCTTTAAATAATAACAACTACAAACTTCCCGGAAAAAAAATTATTATTAATATGGCACCTGCCGATATTAGAAAAGAAGGTGCGTCTTATGATTTAACCTTGGCTATGGGGATTCTTGCAGCCTCAGGTCAAATTCAATCAGAAAATATTGATCAATACATTATGATGGGAGAACTTTCTTTAGACGGAAGCTTGCAACCTATAAGAGGTGTTTTGCCAATGGCGATAAAAGCCAGAGAGGAAGGTTTTAAATATTTTATTTTACCAAAAGAAAACGCCAAAGAAGCTGCCATTGTAGATAATTTAACTGTTTTAGGCGTAGAAAATATTTTAGAAGTAATCCATCATTTTAGTGGTGAGACAAAAATTGAACCAACAATTGTAGATACAAGGGCAGAGTTTTATAAAAACATCGACTTTCCAGAATTTGATTTTTCGGATGTAAAAGGACAAGAATCTATAAAACGTTGTATGGAAATTGCCGCTGCTGGCGGACATAATATTATTTTAATTGGTCCTCCAGGTTCTGGGAAAACCATGTTAGCAAAAAGATTGCCCAGTATTTTACCTCCAATGACTTTGCATGAGGCTTTAGAAACTACCAAAATTCATTCTGTAGTTGGTAAAACTAAAAATAATGGACTGTTATATCAAAGACCTTTTAGAAGTCCGCATCACACAATTTCTAATGTTGCTTTAGTAGGTGGCGGTCAATACCCAAGACCTGGAGAAATTTCACTTTCTCATAATGGTGTGCTCTTTTTAGATGAGTTGCCAGAGTTTAAACGAGAAGTTCTAGAAGTAATGCGCCAACCTTTAGAAGATAGAGATGTTACGATTTCTAGAGCAAAATTTACGGTTACCTATCCCTGCAGCTTTATGTTAGTGGCGAGTATGAATCCAAGTCCGAGTGGTTTTTTTAACGATCCAAATTCGCCAATGACCTCCTCTCCACAAGAAATGCAGCGTTATTTGAGTAAAATATCAGGACCTTTATTAGACAGGATTGATATCCATATCGAGGTTACGCCTGTCCCGTTTGAAAAATTATCCGAAGAAAGAAAAGGAGAATCCTCTGTTGACATCAGAAAACGTGTCACAGCCGCAAGAGAAATTCAATCTGAACGTTTTAAAGATTCCGAAAACATTCATTACAATGCACAAATGACTGTAAAACAAATTCGTGCATATTGTAAATTATCTCCTGAAAGTTTATCACTCTTAAAAACTGCCATGGAAAAATTAAACCTTTCTGCAAGAGCTTATGACAGAATTTTAAAAGTTTCTAGAACCATTGCCGATTTAGCAAATATTAAAGATATTTCTCCAGATCATATCGCCGAAGCCATACAATATAGAAGTTTAGATCGAGATGGTTGGCTAGGATAATACTTGTTTTTGTTGAAGATTACAGTAATTTAAAATGATAAATGGTATCAACTTATCTCCATATTTAATTCTATACTTGCATAAAAAAGTATCCTTTAAAACGAATAAAGAAGACTAAAATTCAGGATTTTTGTACTTTTCTATAAATAGCTTAAGAAATTTAGTATCGCATTTTATCGCAATTACTGATA is a window of Polaribacter litorisediminis DNA encoding:
- a CDS encoding tyrosine-type recombinase/integrase; the encoded protein is MTEFKDVLSTKRYAKMRDRLLVEEGKEQLFGTQWNFKNSKRVPHPIQKPEYVDTPAGLRISEVLNLRITDIHSKKTYLFIKDRKTILSAYLVELLRTYYKNEKPSYWLFEGKTGGKYSTTNVQAIFRKAVKETHTNSWATVNRLRHSFATHCIEDHINLRYVQNMLGHSSPKITEIYTKTIHINKT
- the parS gene encoding type II RES/Xre toxin-antitoxin system antitoxin, yielding MEKTLTAKKLKENSELKVFVRHFKRGKDLKTKEITYTRFLRDKLLVANAVKRGVPNILFSEIKSNSPFDDKQWSSFLDINVRTFQRYKKVKTHIFKQIQSEKIFELAEVVSLGNEVFDSPEHFMIWLKTPSMALGKIKPIDLLDSSYGKDMVIAELNRIEHGIFV
- a CDS encoding RES family NAD+ phosphorylase, with the protein product MIVYRLIRKKYKDQLLGYGASLNGQRWNSKGTEVIYTAQTRALANSEVAVHISLGILPSDYHMVDIEIPNSLKTLNINEKKLPKGWNSLPSKPESQNIGDEFVNENLYPVLKVPSVVVKGEFNYIINPKHSDFSKIKIINTEPYPFDPRCFNN
- a CDS encoding ISAs1 family transposase codes for the protein MKTTNKLKTIFGQIPDFRRSHKQLYDLESILVIGIISVICGADSWNEMENYAQSKEEFLRTFLDLPNGIPSHDTFNRVFSNIDSAQFESCFITWVNTLAELQPKEVIAIDGKTIRGAKASGKKSPVHMVSAWANENNLVLGQVKVSEKSNEITAIPMLLEALSLENTIVTIDAMGCQTEIASAIIDKKADYILAVKGNQPKLLEHIEDEFRFGKTIETNTTDDLDHGRMETRKCSIISNFHFIPENNNWCKLNTIIKIESTREFKNSEKPIETAVRYYISNLKANPQDFQKAIRSYWTIENKLHWTLDVAFSEDASRKRAGNATQNFSILNKIALNLLKNEKSSKIGVKSRRMKAGWDNHYLIKVLNLMKV
- a CDS encoding YifB family Mg chelatase-like AAA ATPase — its product is MLVKVYGSAVFGIEATTIIVEVNIDKGIGYHLVGLPDKAVSESSYRISAALNNNNYKLPGKKIIINMAPADIRKEGASYDLTLAMGILAASGQIQSENIDQYIMMGELSLDGSLQPIRGVLPMAIKAREEGFKYFILPKENAKEAAIVDNLTVLGVENILEVIHHFSGETKIEPTIVDTRAEFYKNIDFPEFDFSDVKGQESIKRCMEIAAAGGHNIILIGPPGSGKTMLAKRLPSILPPMTLHEALETTKIHSVVGKTKNNGLLYQRPFRSPHHTISNVALVGGGQYPRPGEISLSHNGVLFLDELPEFKREVLEVMRQPLEDRDVTISRAKFTVTYPCSFMLVASMNPSPSGFFNDPNSPMTSSPQEMQRYLSKISGPLLDRIDIHIEVTPVPFEKLSEERKGESSVDIRKRVTAAREIQSERFKDSENIHYNAQMTVKQIRAYCKLSPESLSLLKTAMEKLNLSARAYDRILKVSRTIADLANIKDISPDHIAEAIQYRSLDRDGWLG